The Megachile rotundata isolate GNS110a unplaced genomic scaffold, iyMegRotu1 scaffold0019, whole genome shotgun sequence nucleotide sequence CTTCTACTTCCTCCCTCTATCCATTTCCTCCCTCTACAATGCACCCTGTGATTGGTTTAACCACCACTTTAacacttaaaaattgttttcttcaCACCTACcaaattgtacaaaaatcaGAATCAACCAAACTTTCATCAAGTATATTTCAAAAATCTAACACAAACCTAAGCTgaataaatacattcagcaCTCTAAATAATTTGTCAATCTCTCTAAACCCATTTTTGTAAATCATCGAGTTCACCCGTCACATTGGGTGCAACAGTCGTGCTGCCTTCAAAAAATATTGCGAAGAGCACGACACATCaaatttggtccttcgagccggatacaGCGATTTGGAGCTGAGATCTGCAACTATCAACCAAGGAAGCGAAGCGGAGACAGGACAGCCTTCACATTAGGAGCACCTCTTCTCCCGTCGGATCACCTTGTGGCATCCAGGATTGTAGCGGAAGCAGCAGATCTCTTACATCAGGAGCATCTCATTCCCTTTCTGGATCATCAATCGATAACATTTGGGATCAAGATCATCGTTCACGTAAGCTTCGACTCACCTTCCTTATTTTTTACACCGAATTAGTCCTTTTCATTGCTTCAATTATCGTATAATATCATGGCCGTCGAATTAAAATCCCTTCTTAAACAAAGAGCCAATGTTAAGGCTCAAATAACTCGCCTGAATAATTCAGCTAAGAAAGTAGAAAACTTAGACATACCGTATCTTGAACTTCGTAAACAAAAATTGGAAGATCATTATAATagtttttgtaaaattcaaaatcaaATAGAAGAGATAGCTGATAGTGATGAACAATCTCTTGTtcatgaagaatttgaaaatctttatTATGAATGTGCGGATTTCATAAATAGTGCATTACATCGACTCAATACTCGCGAACCTAGCAAAGTATCGGTTAATAGTGATTCCTCGGGTTCTTTGACACCGTCTACAAGCGGAATTATACCAAAAATTCATATTCAGCCATTTGATGGGAATTATGCCGAATGGCAAGGTTTCTATGACACATTTCGCTCGTTAGTACATGACAATAAGTCCATTCctacaattcacaaattccatttGTTAAAATCTTATCTAACCGGTAGTGCTGCTAGTGTTACAAATTCGTTAACCGCATCCGAAGAAAATTATACAGTTGCATGGGATTTAGTTCAAAAACGATTTAACAAACCGCGAAAAATAATTCAGAGTCACATTAGAGCTATATTCGATTTACCTGAAATGTCGAAAGAGTCTCCGTCATCCTTGCGCGCTATAGCAGAGGGTGCGGAAATGCACGTTAAtgctttaaaatgtttaaaggcGACCACAGATTGCaatgattttctaatttatatcATTACGGCAAAATTAGATAAGCAAACCCGTACTTCATGGGAACGAACACTTGACGATGATGACAGACCAACTTTTAACGACCTTTTGTCTTTTCTAAACCGATATTCACGCGATGACGAACTGATTAAATTACCTGTACACACCGGAGAGGTATTGCATAAAAAACCTATCGATGGGcgtaataaatttaaatctcGAGCCAATGCATTTGTTACTACGCATAACGCAAATTCTTGTCCTTTATGTAAAAAAGGTCACTATATAAATCAATGCCCTATTTTGTTGAAACAAACTCCGCGAGAAAGATTTAATTCAGTCAAATCTATTAATCTCTGTATAAATTGTTTAAGAGATAATCACTCTACAGTTAAATGTCACGCGTCCACTTGCCAAAAATGTAATGGTAAGCACCATACTCTTCTCCATTTCGGAGACGATACTCCAGTAgagcaaattccaaattcgaaatcaAATCCAAATAACCCATCGCCATCGGTGGCATTAACTGTATACGGATCATCCGAAATCCTTTTGTCTACAGCTCGTATAACTATTTTAGGTAAAAACAATCAGGAACATGATTGTCGTGTTCTGTTAGATCCCGGTTCTCAGTCTAATTTCATGACTGAAAAACTAGCAAATTCACTACAATTACCGAAATTAAAAACTAATATACCAGTAGTCGGTGTAGGTCGACAAATAAACCGAAGTAATTATTCTATTTGTGCGCAGATTAAATCGAAAGTTACTGATTTTTCTTGCGAAGCTAATTTTTTAACGTTACCCGTAATTACCCATCGTCTTCCGTCGCGACCAGTGAACGCGAATAGTTTAGAGATACCGAATGAAATCGAATTAGCAGATCCTGATTTTAATAAACCCGCAGAAATCGATGCTCTGTTGGGAGAATATCTATTTTATCGCCTTCTACACGCTGAACAAATACGTTTAGCTAATCAGACTGCCATATTACAAAAAACCGAATTAGGATGGGTCTTATCGGGAGgtgtgaaattaaataataatagtcaACCGTTTACAAAGTGTTTTTTAGCAGCAAATCAATTAGAAGGGCAAATAGCGAAATTCTGGGAACTTGAAGAGCATAACCAGAAAAAGCCAGTATCTTCCGAGGAAAGTGCTTGTGAAACACTATTTTCACAAACAACCAATCGAGATTCTACAGGCCGGTATATAGTCCGTTTACCATTTAATGAAAAAAGACAGCAATTAGGCGAATCACATGCTATGGCTTTAAACCGATTTTTTACGCTTGAACGTAAATTACATTCTAATCCTACATAAGGTGAACAGTATTCAGCTTTTTTAGAAGAATATGAAAGGTTAGGGCATATGACTAACATAACTGAAACAGCCGAAACGAATCTCGGATATTATTTGCCGCATCACGCGGTCATCAAGAGTACCAGTCTGACTACTAAAGTTAGAGTGGTATTCGATGGTTCCGCGAAAACTAGTACCGGAATTTCTTTGAACGATACCCTTATGGTTGGACCTACTATTCAGGAGgatatattttctttaattacgCGTTTCCGATCACATACGTATGTTTTAACCGCCGATGTAGAAAAGATGTACAGGCAAATCAAGGTACATCCTGAAGACGcgatatttcaaaaaatactttGGCGGAAAAATCCAAAGGACGCGATAAAAACCTATCGTTTAGACACTGTGACCTATGGCACCGCGTGTGCTCCATTTCTCGCAATACGCGCATTACAGCAATTAGCAAGTGACAATTCTGAGCAGTTTCCTGTAGCtgcaaatgcaataaaaaatgactTCTATGTCGACGACTTATTAACCGGAGCTAACACGTTAAAAGAAGCTGAAATACTCAGAGATCAAATAACCGAGCTTTTAAATTCAGGTGGCTTTAATTTACGTCAATGGGCTACAAACGAGCAGTCATTAATCGAACCATTTAAAGAACTATCATCTAATAATTGTTTGTATTTGGACGGTGACGAAACGCGACGTACTTTAGGTATAGTTTGGACACCGCGTGTAGATACTATAACTTATAAGACTAATATTGATAGTGACTATCCAATTACCAAACGAAACATACTTTCGAGAATAGCACAACTCTTTGACCCTTTAGGGTTACTCGGGCCGGTAATCATAAAGGCAAAGGTTATTATGCAGCAATTATGGAAGTGTGGTATTGGGTGGGACGATCTTGTTCCACTGACCATACATTCAGCCTGGATAACGTATACCAAACAACTCCCTCAgttaaattcattttctgtaCCTCGCGAGATTTTGATTAGAGAAGCAATCGATGTCCAAATACATGGTTTCTGTGATGCTAGCGAGATAGCTTATGGGGCATGTATTTATTTAAGGTCATCAGATTTTCAAGGAAACACTATTGTCCGTCTTGTAGCTGCGAAATCAAGAGTAGCTCCTCTTAAAACAACTTCGCTTCCTAGATTAGAATTATGTGCCTCCGAGTTATTAAGTAAATTATTCCGCGCTACAAAATCAGCTTTGAAGATTTCTTTTAGTTCATGTTATTTTTGGAGTGATTCAACAATCGCCTTACACTGGATTAAATCACCTCCACATACTTTGAAAACATTCGTAGCTAATCGGGTGGCAAAAATTCAAGATATAACGGAATCCCATAATTGGAAGCATGTCAATTCTCTAGATAACCCAGCCGACTATATTTCTCGAGGTCAGTTACCAGTAGATTttcttaaaaatcatttatggTTATCGGGTCCTACCTGGCTTTCCGAAGATTATTCACGGTGGCCTATAAGCGACATACCTGCCGTTGACGTACCCGAGCGACGCACGGTTACTACTTTAATTAGCTATCCAGacacttcaaatatttttgaacggTTTTCGTCCATAATTCGACTTCAACGAGTAATTGCCTATTGTATGCGATTTTTTACAAACGCGTCACAACAAACAAAAATCACTGGACCTTTGTCCCTGGATGAAATTCGAAAGGCtcacaatttaattattaaatgcacGCAAGCACAATATTTTGCAAAGGAGTTGActgaattaaaacaaaaaaaccATGTTTCCAGATCGAGTAAGATTTTGGCTCTATCTCCGTTTATAGATCGCGATGGAATAATACGCGTAGGTGGTCGGCtccaaaaatctaaattatCATACGGACAAAAGCATCCGATACTATTACCAAAATCGAGTCATATCACACATCTAGTAGTACGTAACGAACATAATAATCAGCTTCATGCGGGTATATTGGGAACTCTTAACGCAATACGACAAAGGTATTGGCTCGTAGATGGAAAAAACACAGTCCGATTTATTGTACGGAAATGTATTCGTTGTTTTAAAATCAAACCTTCTGACTTACCGGAATATTGTATGGGTAATTTACCCAAAAGTCGAGTCACTGAAAATCGACCATTTCAGGTAGTCGGTATCGATTATTGCGGACCTTTCTTCATTAAGGAGAAACGTTTCCGTAACACAAAAAAATTAAAGGTGTACGTAGCCGTGTTCATTTGCTTCGTTACAAAAGCGGTGCATTTAGAACTTGTCTGCGACCTGTCAACCGAGGCGTTTATGGCAAGTTTAAAACGATTCTTTGCTAGGCGCGGTTATGCTCAAACTATTTATACCGATAATGCGACTAATTTCGTAGGCGCTAAACGATTGTTGGATGATCTTCAAAAGCTTTTAGATTCAGAAACACATAAACAAACAGTTATTCAACAATTGTCAAATAAAGGCATTGTTTGGCGATTCACCCCTCCACGATCTCCACATTTTGGAGGTTTATGGGAAGCGGCAGTGAAGTCGTTTAAACACCACTTCTATCGAACAGTAGGCGATGCCCTGTTTACATTCGAGGAATTAAATACCTACATTATCGAAATTGAAGCAATCTTAAATTCCCGTCCGTTAACTCCTTTATCCCCAGATCCAAATGATTTAAATGCCCTTACTCCAGCCCATTTCCTAATAGGTGAGTCATTGACGAGCTTACCAGAACACGATCTTACCGATGTTCCTACTAACCGGTTATCAGTTTGGCAGCACATCCAGCGAATTAAACAGCACTTCTGGGCAAGATGGCATAAGGAGTATCTCAACGAGCTCAACATCCGCACAAAATGGCGCAACAATGTACCAAGCTCTTTGAAGCTGGGCACTTTGGTATTGTTGAAAGATGAAAACCTACCACCACTACGGTGGAACCTTGGCCGCATCATTGAGATCCATCCCGGAGATGATGGTGTGATTCGTGTGGTGACTGTGAGGACCAATCAAGGCATCTACAAGCGCAGCGTACGGAACATTTGTCCACTACCCGTCGATGTAGATAATCCGGTTACTCCACCCAGTAATAATTAACCAATGTATAAAAATCAACCCAGAGATATATTAACTCATACTTCTGTAACTATATCGATGAACATTCAAGTTTGACGTAATAATCAActaatgtaacatatgtaaataaCGTTAATCCTATCTAATAAGTTCATTGTACATAATTCGCTAAGTTATACAATTTAGTTATTAGCCATAGTCCGTTAGTATTCATATATGTATTGTATAGTATGGAACTTtgtatttcaacaattttatattagcTTAAATGTATATATTGTTTATTGAACGCAATCGTTCAAGGCGGGCGGCATGTAGTGTCTTTATAGTGTATATAAACCTAAACCATTTACAACTGTACGTGACGTCAGGGAAAAACCCAAATCGTTTTAGGGAACCATAATTTTTAAGCAGGATACCGTACTTAACCGTCAGATTGTAAACCAGTccctaaaaattagaattttttccgAGTACCTGAACATCCTTACCGTTAGCCCAGCCTTCCTCCCTCTACCTTCTACTTCCTCCCTCTATCCATTTCCTCCCTCTACAATGCACCCTGTGATTGGTTTAACCACCACTTTAacacttaaaaattgttttcttcaCACCTACcaaattgtacaaaaatcaGAATCAACCAAACTTTCATCAAGTATATTTCAAAAATCTAACACAAACCTAAGCTgaataaatacattcagcaCTCTAAATAATTTGTCAATCTCTCTAAACCCATTTTTGTAAATCATCGAGTTCACCCGTCACATTGGGTGCAACAGTCGTGCTGCCTTCAAAAAATATTGCGAAGAGCACGACAcaacaattgtgattgtatgatagtaattgtatgattgtgattgtatgatcgtgattgcgagattgtgactgtatgattgcgattgtatgattgtgattgtatgattgtgattgtatgactgtgattgtaagattgtgattgtgtgattgcgattgtatcattgtgactgtataattgtgattgtatgactgtgattgtatgattgtgattgtatgattgtgattgtatgattatgattgtatgatagtgattgtatgattgtttctgtatgattgtgattgtatgattgcgattgtattattatgattgtatgattgggattgtatgattgtgattgtgtgattgtgattgtgagattgtgattgtatgatcgtgattgtatgatcgtgattgtgagattgtgattgtatgattgtgattgtatgatagtgattgtatgatagtgattgtatgattgtgattgtatgattgcgattgtatgattatgattgaatgattgtgattgtatgactgtgattgtgtgatcgtgattgtgagattgtgattgtatgattatgattgaatgattgtgattgtatgactgtgattgtgtgattgtgattgtgagattgtgattgtatgattgtgattctttcattgcgattgtatgattgtgattgtatgattgtgattgtatgattgtgattgtatgattgcgattgtgtgattgtgattgtatgattgtgattgtatgattgtgattgtatgattgtgattgtatgattgtgattgtatgattgtgattgtatgattgcgattgtatgattgtgattgtatgattgtgattgtatgatagtgattgtatgatagtgattgtatgattgtgattgtatgattgtgattgtatgattgcgattgtatgattatgattgaatgattgtgattgtatgactgtgattgtgtgattgtgattgtgagattgtgattgtatgattgtgattctttcattgcgattgtatgattgtgattgtatgattgtgattgtatgattgtgattgtatgattgtgatcgtatgattgtggttgtataattaaggttgtatgattgtttctgtatgattgtggttgtatgattgcgattgtatgattgtgattgtatgattgtgattgtatgattgtggttgtatgattgtgattgtatgactgtgattttatgattgtgattgtatgattgtgattgtatgattgtgattgtatgattgtgatcgtatgattgtggttgtataattaaggttgtctgattgtttctgtatgattgtgattgtatgattgcgattgtatgattgtgattgtatgattgtgattgtatgatagtaattgtatgattgtgattgtatgatcgtgattgtgagattgtgattgtatgattgcgattgtatgattgtgattgtatgattgtgattgtatgactgtgattgtaagattgtgattgtgtgattgtaattgtatgattgtgattgtatgattgtgattgtatgattgtgactgtttgattgtgattgtatgattgtgattctatgattgtgattgtttcattctgtttgtatgattgctattgtatgattctgattgtatgattgtgattgtatgattgtgattgtatgattgtgattgtatgattgtgattgtatgattgtgattgtatgattgtgattgtatgattgtgattgtatgattgtgattcttccattgcgattgtatgattgcgattgtatgaatgtgattgtatgattgtgattgtatgattgtgattgtatgattgtgatcgtatgattgtgattctatgattgtgattgtttgattctgattgtatgattgttattgtatgattctgattgtatgattgtgattgtatgattgtgattgtatgattgtgattgtatgattgtgattgtatgattgtgattctttcattgcgattgtatgattgtgattgtatgattgtgattgtatgattgtgattgtatgattgtgatcgtatgattgtggttgtataattaaggttgtatgattatttctgtatgattgtgattgtatgattgcggttgtatgattgtgattgtatgattgtgatcgtatgattgtgaatctttgattgcgattgtatgattgtgattgtatgattgtgattgtatgattgtgattgtatgattgtgattgcatgattgtaattgtatgaatgtgattgtatgactgtgattgtatgattgtgattgtatgattgtgattgtatgattgtgattgtatgattgtgattgtgtgattgtgattgtgagattgtgattgtatgatcgtgattgtatgatcgtgattgtgagattgtggttgtatgattgtgattgtatgattgtgattgtatgatagtaattgtatgattgtgatagtatgattgcgattgtatgattgtgattgtatgattgtgattgtatgattgtgatcgtatgattgtgattctttcattgcgattgtatgattgtgattgtatgattgtgattgtatgattgtgattgtatgattgtgattgtatgatagtgattgtatgattgtttctgtatgattgtgattgtatgattgcgattgtatgattatgattgtataattgtgattgtatggttgtaattgtatgattgtgattgtatgattgtgattgtatgattgtgactgtttgattgcgattgtatgattgtgattctatgattgtgattgtttcattctgattgtatgattgttattgtatgattctgattgtatgattgtgattgtatgattgtgattgtatgattgtgattgtatgattgtgattgtatgattgtgattcttccattgcgattgtatgattgtgattgtatgattgtgattgtatgattgtgattgtatgattgtgatcgtatgattgtggttgtataattaaggttgtatgattatttctgtatgattgtgattgtatgattgcggttgtatgtgattgtgagattgtgattgtgagattgtgattgtgagattgtgattgtatgattgtgattgaatgattgtgattgtgtgatagtaattgtatgattgtgattgcatgattgtgattgtatgattgtgattgtatgatagtaattgtatgattgtgattgtatgatcgtgattgtgagattgtgattgtatgattgcgattgtatgattgtgattgtatgattgtgattgtatgattgagattgtatgattgtgatcgtatgattgtgaatctttgattgcgattgtatgattgtgattgtatgattgtgattgcatgattgtgattgtatgattgtgattgtatgattgtgattgtatgattgtgattgtatgattgtgattgtatgattgtgattgtatgattgtgattgtatgattgtgattgtatgattgtgattgtatgattgtgattgtatgattgtgattgtatgattgtgattgtatgattgtgattgtatgattgtgattgtatgattgtgattgtatgatagtgattgtatgattgtgatcgtatgattgtgatcgtataattgtgatcgtatgattgtgatcgtatgattgtgattgtatgattgtgattgtatgattgtaattgtatgattgtgattgtatgattgtgattgtatgattgtaattgtgagatttgattgtatgatcgtgattgtatgattgtgattgtatgatagtgattgtatgattgtttctgtatgattgtgattgtatgattgtgattgtatgattgtgattgtatgattgtgattgcatgattgtgattgcatgattgtgattccatgattgtaattgtatgattgtgattgtatgactgtgattgtatgattgtgattgtatgattgcgattgtatgatagtaattgtatgattgtgatagtatgattgcgattgtatgattgtgattgtatgattgtgattgtatgattgtgatcgtatgattgtgattgtatgattgtgattgtatgattgtgattgtatgattgtgattgcatgattgtgattgtatgattgtgattgtatgattgtgattgtatgattgtggttgtatgattgtgattctttctttgcgattgtatgattgtgattgtatgattgtgattgtatgattgtgattgtatgattgtgattgtatgattgtgatcgtatgattgtggttgtataattaaggttgtatgattgtttctgtatgattgtgattgtatgattgcggttgtatgatcgtgattgtgagattgtgattgtgagattgtgattgtatgattgtgattgaatgattgtgattgtgtgatagtaattgtatgattgtgattgtatgattgtgattgtatgattgtgatcgtatgattgtgattctatgattgtgattgtttgattctgattgtatgattgttattgtatgattctgattgtatgattgtgattgtatgattgtgattgtatgattgtgattgtatgattgtgattgtatgattgtgattctttcattgcgattgtatgattgtgattgtatgattgtgattgtatgattctgattgtatgattgtgatcgtatgattgtggttttataattaaggttgtatgattatttctgtatgattgtgattgtatgattgcggttgtatgattgtgattgtatgattgtgattgtatgattgtgatcgtatgattgtgaatctttgattgcgattgtatgattgtgattgtatgattgtgattgtatgattgtgattgtatgattgtgattgcatgattgtaattgtaggaatgtgattgtatgactgtgattgtatgattgtgattgtatgattgtgattgtatgattgggattgtatgattgtgattgtgtgattgtgattgtgagattgtgattgtatgatcgtgattgtatgatcgtgattgtgagattgtggttgtatgattgtgattgtatgattgtgattgtatgatagtaattgtatgattgtgatagtatgattgcgattgtatgattgtgattgtatgattgtgattgtatgattgtgatcgtatgattgtgattctttcattgcgattgtatgattgtgattgtatgattgtgattgtatgattgtgattgtatgattgtgattgtatgattgtgattgtatgattgtgattgtatgattatgattgtatgattgtgattgcatgatagtgattgtatgattgtgattgtatgattgtgattgtatgattgtgattgtatgattgcgattgtgtgattgtgattgtatgattgtgattgtatgatagtgattgtatgatagtgattgtatgattgtgattgtatgattgcgattgtatgattatgattgaatgattgtgattgtatgactgtgattgtgtgatcgtgattgtgagattgtgattgtatgattttgattgtatgatggtgattgtatgatcgtgattgtgagattgtgattgtatgattgtgatggtatgattgtgattgtatgattgtgattgtatgattgtgattgtatgattgtgattgtatgattgcgattgtatgattgtgattgtatgattgtgattgtatgatattgattgtatgatagtgattgtatgattgtgattgtatgattgtgattgtatgattgcgattgtatgattatgattgaatgattgtgattgtatgactgtgattgtgtgattgtgattgtgaggttgtgattgtatgattgtgattctttcattgcgattgtatgattgtgattgtatgattgtgattgtatgattgtgattgtatgattgtgatcgtatgattgtggttgtataattaaggttgtatgattgtttctgtatgattgtgattgtatgattgcgattgtatgattgtgattgtatgattgtgattgtatgattgtggttgtatgatcgtgattgcctgattgtgattgtatgattgtgattgtatgattgtgattgtatgattgtgattgtatgattgtgattgtatgattgtgattgtatgactgtgattgtatgattgtgattgtatgattgtgattgtatgattgtgattgtatgattgtgattgtatgattgtgttcgtatgattgtggttgtataattaaggttgtctgattgtttctgtatgattgtgattgtatgattgcgattgtatgattgtgattgtatgattgtgattgtatgattgtgattgtatgattgtgattgcatgattgtgattgtatgattgtgattgtatgattgtgattgtatgattgtgattgtatgattgtgattctttcattgcgattgtatgattgtgattgtatgattgtgattgtatgattgtgattgtatgattgtgattgtatgattgtgatcgtatgattgtggttgtataattaaggttgtatgattgtttctgtatgattgtgattgtatgattgcgattgtatgatcgtgattgtgagattgtgattgtgagattgtgattgtatgattgtgattgaatgattgtgattgtgtgatagtaattgtatgattgtgattgtatgattgttattgtatgattctgattgtatgattgtgattgtatgattgtgattgtatgattgtgattgtatgattgtgattgtatgattgcgattcttccattgcgattgtatgattgtgattcttccattgcgattgtatgattgtgattgtatgattgtgattgtatgattgtgatcgtatgattgtggttgtataattaaggttgtatgattatttctgtatgattgtgattgtatgattgcggttgtatgattatgattgtataattgtgattgtatgattgtgattgtgtgattgtgattgcgagatttgattgtatgatcgtgattgtatgatcgtgattgtgagattgtgattgtatgattgtgattgaatgattgtgattgtatgatagtaattgtatgattgtgattgtatgattgtgattgtatgattgtgattgtatgattgtgattgtatgattgtgattgtatgattgtgattgtatgattgtgattgtatgattgtgattgtatgattgtgattgtatgattgtgattgtatgattgtgattgtatgatagtgattgtatgattgtgatcgtatgattgtgatcgtataattgtgatcgtatgattgtgat carries:
- the LOC143266118 gene encoding uncharacterized protein LOC143266118, with product MAVELKSLLKQRANVKAQITRLNNSAKKVENLDIPYLELRKQKLEDHYNSFCKIQNQIEEIADSDEQSLVHEEFENLYYECADFINSALHRLNTREPSKVSVNSDSSGSLTPSTSGIIPKIHIQPFDGNYAEWQGFYDTFRSLVHDNKSIPTIHKFHLLKSYLTGSAASVTNSLTASEENYTVAWDLVQKRFNKPRKIIQSHIRAIFDLPEMSKESPSSLRAIAEGAEMHVNALKCLKATTDCNDFLIYIITAKLDKQTRTSWERTLDDDDRPTFNDLLSFLNRYSRDDELIKLPVHTGEVLHKKPIDGRNKFKSRANAFVTTHNANSCPLCKKGHYINQCPILLKQTPRERFNSVKSINLCINCLRDNHSTVKCHASTCQKCNGKHHTLLHFGDDTPVEQIPNSKSNPNNPSPSVALTVYGSSEILLSTARITILGKNNQEHDCRVLLDPGSQSNFMTEKLANSLQLPKLKTNIPVVGVGRQINRSNYSICAQIKSKVTDFSCEANFLTLPVITHRLPSRPVNANSLEIPNEIELADPDFNKPAEIDALLGEYLFYRLLHAEQIRLANQTAILQKTELGWVLSGGVKLNNNSQPFTKCFLAANQLEGQIAKFWELEEHNQKKPVSSEESACETLFSQTTNRDSTGRYIVRLPFNEKRQQLGESHAMALNRFFTLERKLHSNPT
- the LOC143266117 gene encoding uncharacterized protein LOC143266117, which codes for MTNITETAETNLGYYLPHHAVIKSTSLTTKVRVVFDGSAKTSTGISLNDTLMVGPTIQEDIFSLITRFRSHTYVLTADVEKMYRQIKVHPEDAIFQKILWRKNPKDAIKTYRLDTVTYGTACAPFLAIRALQQLASDNSEQFPVAANAIKNDFYVDDLLTGANTLKEAEILRDQITELLNSGGFNLRQWATNEQSLIEPFKELSSNNCLYLDGDETRRTLGIVWTPRVDTITYKTNIDSDYPITKRNILSRIAQLFDPLGLLGPVIIKAKVIMQQLWKCGIGWDDLVPLTIHSAWITYTKQLPQLNSFSVPREILIREAIDVQIHGFCDASEIAYGACIYLRSSDFQGNTIVRLVAAKSRVAPLKTTSLPRLELCASELLSKLFRATKSALKISFSSCYFWSDSTIALHWIKSPPHTLKTFVANRVAKIQDITESHNWKHVNSLDNPADYISRGQLPVDFLKNHLWLSGPTWLSEDYSRWPISDIPAVDVPERRTVTTLISYPDTSNIFERFSSIIRLQRVIAYCMRFFTNASQQTKITGPLSLDEIRKAHNLIIKCTQAQYFAKELTELKQKNHVSRSSKILALSPFIDRDGIIRVGGRLQKSKLSYGQKHPILLPKSSHITHLVVRNEHNNQLHAGILGTLNAIRQRYWLVDGKNTVRFIVRKCIRCFKIKPSDLPEYCMGNLPKSRVTENRPFQVVGIDYCGPFFIKEKRFRNTKKLKVYVAVFICFVTKAVHLELVCDLSTEAFMASLKRFFARRGYAQTIYTDNATNFVGAKRLLDDLQKLLDSETHKQTVIQQLSNKGIVWRFTPPRSPHFGGLWEAAVKSFKHHFYRTVGDALFTFEELNTYIIEIEAILNSRPLTPLSPDPNDLNALTPAHFLIGESLTSLPEHDLTDVPTNRLSVWQHIQRIKQHFWARWHKEYLNELNIRTKWRNNVPSSLKLGTLVLLKDENLPPLRWNLGRIIEIHPGDDGVIRVVTVRTNQGIYKRSVRNICPLPVDVDNPVTPPSNN